ACACTACCTCGCGGCTCTCGATCGCGAACTCGACACCGATCCGACCGACACCGATTCGCCGTTCTGACGAGAAACCAGCACTCGCGCGCGACCACGGCTAGATGATCAGATTTCTACGGTTTCTCGTGATCGCCAACACTGCTACGCGTGGGCGAGAAGATCGCCTGGTTGCTGGTGCGCGCGGGCCTTCCCGTGGAGCCCTAGCAACCATCAACCACGAGAGCCGGTGCTGCGCCGGGGCGAAGGAGCACTGAACCCTCGGTGTGGCCCATGTGCGGCCATGATCAGTAGAAGGTGCAGCGAGCGCGGTGACGCGGGCGGGCCTTGATCTCGGGGCTCTGCCCCCGAGACCAGAGCAGATTGTCGATGCGGCCCGCGTTGACCTTCCAGCCTCGGCGATGGCAGCTCGCCACGATCTGCTCGACGGCGTGAAGCGCGACCGCGCGAATCTCGATTTCCGCTTCACCACCCGGGGTGATCTCTTCCTCCCGCTCGATGGCCGCCTCGAGCGCGACATCGAGGATCAGCACCTGCAGCATCCGCAAGGTGTGGGGGACGAGGTTGTCCGCGAAGATCGTGAGCTCATCGAGATCGCGAAACTCGCCCGGCCCCTTGCCACGAAACGCTGCATGGAGATCGGAGCAGGTGATCTGGCCACGCTTGTAGAAAGGAACCTCGAAACCCTCGTAGATGGATACATCACGGTAGAAGGGCATCGCGGCGAGGATTTCGACCAGCGCAGCGGCGGAGCCGCGGGCTGCTTCGACCGGCCCTGCAAAGCGAGCTCGATGCTCCCGGTGCAAGAACGCGCCGAGATCGTTCAGTGCCTTCGCGAACAAGCCCATCAACTCGCCGGCGTCTCCTCCTTCATCCTGTCCGAACGTCTGCGCGCAATCCGCAGGGCGCAAACCCATCAGCTGGCTCGCTGACCACGCACCCTCCTTCTCGAAGCGTTCGCGCAGACCGTGGGCGATCGTGAGATAGCCCGATTGCCCCTTGCGCTTGCGGAGATGCGGGAACCAGCCCGAGCCGAAGTTGATGGCATTCAGGGTGACGACGTAGGCCAGCGTGGTATCGCGATCGTCGAATTCCCGGCGACCTGGGTCGATATCGGGAACGCGTGGCCGTTCGCGAGCGAGGATCCCCGCGAGCTGCTCGAGATTCTGGTCATCGACGCGCACATAACGTGCCCGGCGCGAGACCTCTGCGCAGGCTTCTCGAATCCGCTGGAAGAGCGGGGCCCCGCTCACGGGCTGGTTTCCTTCACGCCAACGAGGGTGACGGCTCGGGGCAATACCTCGAAACGCGCCGGAGCGCAGCCCAGCGGCTCGCCATCGATCTCGAGGAGTTGGATCCCCGGCGCACCGCTCACCAACAACTCACGACCCTGGAAGCTGAGAACGCCGGGGACTTCGACGTGGGTGCCTGCATAGAGATGGGGAAGCTTCCGCAGGAGATTCCATTTCGTGAGGCCAGGGATGACCACGACATCGAGCAATCCATCATCGAAGCGGGCTGTCGGCGCGCCGCGCATGCCGCCACCGAAGAAGGGGCCGTTGGATGCCGTGGCGAGAACGAGATCGCCCTCGTAGATCTTCACTCCGTCGAGTTCCAATTCCACAGGAGCCGGATGGAAGCGGGCCAGTGCGCGCAGGGTGCCGACGAGAAAGGGGACGGTTCCACCCATCCCTTTGCTGCTTTCGTTCACGAGTTGAACGATGAGGCCGGAAATGCCGATGCTCGCCGAATTGATGAAGCAGGTGGTGCGCGGCTCGCCCGCGCGGCTGACGTAGTTGAGGCGACCGGCGTCGATCTGGTGGGTGTGCCCGGCAGCGAGATCCTCGATCGCCTCGTCCACCTCCATCGCCAAGCCCAGCCCGCGGACCAGATCCCTGCCCGTG
This genomic stretch from bacterium harbors:
- a CDS encoding diacylglycerol kinase family lipid kinase translates to MPPRTLVIVNPASRSGRTRKNFDALEARLRDALGPLEVDWTQAPRDAERLAREGARAGVGRILVAGGDGTASEVITGVLTADLAEEVQIGLLPLGTGRDLVRGLGLAMEVDEAIEDLAAGHTHQIDAGRLNYVSRAGEPRTTCFINSASIGISGLIVQLVNESSKGMGGTVPFLVGTLRALARFHPAPVELELDGVKIYEGDLVLATASNGPFFGGGMRGAPTARFDDGLLDVVVIPGLTKWNLLRKLPHLYAGTHVEVPGVLSFQGRELLVSGAPGIQLLEIDGEPLGCAPARFEVLPRAVTLVGVKETSP